In Puntigrus tetrazona isolate hp1 unplaced genomic scaffold, ASM1883169v1 S000001111, whole genome shotgun sequence, a single genomic region encodes these proteins:
- the rln1 gene encoding prorelaxin H1 yields the protein MENHQKAAARGTPVFSPKLVLMSCVKMLGAFSALLLVCVCGVCVRGSADLPRDFGVKLCGREFIRAVIFTCGGSRWRRSASEPGQLLLDRDEELVPSLSDLLSVLSDTRTGDRKRDTGDRRRRNFSVGLAGMCCNQGCTKNDIGRLC from the exons ATGGAGAATCATCAGAAAGCGGCAGCTCGAGGAACTCCAGTGTTTTCTCCTAAACTCGTGTTAATGTCGTGTGTGAAGATGCTCGGCGCGTTCTCGGCGCttctgctggtgtgtgtgtgtggggtgtgtgttCGCGGGAGCGCGGATTTACCGAGAGATTTCGGAGTGAAGCTCTGCGGCCGAGAGTTCATCAGAGCCGTGATCTTCACCTGCGGAGGCTCCCGGTGGAGGAGAAGCGCTTCCGAGCCCG gTCAGCTGCTGCTGGACAGAGACGAAGAGCTCGTCCCGTCTCTCTCAGATCTGCTGTCCGTTCTGAGCGACACGCGCACCGGCGACCGGAAGAGAGACACCGGCGACCGGCGGAGGCGGAACTTCTCCGTGGGACTGGCGGGAATGTGCTGCAATCAGGGCTGCACCAAAAACGACATCGGCCGCCTGTGCTGA